CACCCGATCGGCGATGGTCAGCACGACCGACCGGGATTCGCTGTCGCCCAGGCGGATGAGGTCGTCGTAGTTCTTTATCTTGTTCACTTCTTGGTCTCCGAAAGGTGATTGGCGGCTATTCCGCGTACGGTGTGTCCCACAACGCGAGGGGCGTGCCGAGGCCCTTGTCCTGGGCCGTGCGGTAAATCTCGTAGCCCCACGCGAGGTCGAAAACGGACATTCCGCAGGCGACGAAGACGGTGCGCCGGGCCCCGGTGTCAGCACGCTGGGCGGGTGCCTGCAGTACCGTGCCGAGGTCGGTGAAGTCCTTGAGCGCCGGCAGCCTTCCGTCATCGATGAGTCGATAGAGCGGACCGCCGATGACGCCGTCATAAGCGGCCTGTTTGTCGGGGGAGGCGACGGCCTCGTCCACGTAGGCCTCGTGCAAGGCAACGTGATCGAGCACCACGCGGTTCTCCAGCCAAAACGCATCGTCTGCCGAGATCGGCCCGGAGATCAGGACTGTCGCCTCGGGGTGCAGCCAGTCATTCTGGACGACAAGAGGTTTCACGCGTGACGCGGCCACCGTGACAACCTCGGCGCCGGACAGGGCCGTCTGCAGGTCGTTCTCGACGATGGCGTCGACGCCCAGGGTCTGGCGGGCCCAGTCGGCCAGCTTCTCGGCGGCGGCCTCGAAGATGTCGTAGAAGTACACCCGCTTGAGGTGCGGAAGCTGAGTTGCAATCGCCTTGAGGCAGGCCTTGTTGATCGGGCCACACCCGAGCACGGCAACCGAACCCGCAGTGGCGCTGGCCAGGTGGCGTGTTGCAACTGCCGGGACGGCGCCGGTGCGTGCGGAACTCAGCAGGTTCGCCGACATCAGGCACAGCGGCTCGCCGGTCTCCTTGTCATTGAGCATCAGCGTCAGGACCGACCGTGGTAGCCCTTTGGCGGTGTTGGCGTGGTTGGAGCCGTACCACTTGTTGCCGCAGACGTCGAACCGTCCGCCCAGGTAGCCGGGCATGGCGACAAAGCGTCGGTCCGGTCCGGCGACGGGCATGTTCGGGAAGGGGCTGGACTTCGGGAAGACGACGCCCATGCCGTGGCTGTTGTGGTTGGGCCCACCCATCAGGTAGTCGCCCTGCGCGAGTAGCCCGAACACCTCTTCGCACACGTCGACGCAGCGGCCGGCGTCTAGTACGCCGGCGTCGATGCAGTCCGGTTCGGACAGGAAGAGGAAATCTTTGCGTGCACTCATGGGGACTCCTGCAAAGGCTCGGCGTAGCCGGAAAGGGTTGGGTGGCCGGGAATTTCGAGACAAAATGGGCGCCTCGAACTCGACACGCCTACTTTGGCACCGGTTGATCAATCGGTCCAGCGATAGATTTCGGCGTATAATCATCGATTACTTCGAATGATTGGAACCGGCCGTGCTGAACTTGCACCGAATGCGCCTCTTGGTCGAACTCAGCCGGCGCGGCACCTTGGCGAGGGTGGCGCAGGCGTTGTCGTTCAGTACCTCGACGGTCAGCCAGCAGTTGAGCCAGCTCGAGAAGGAGGCGGGCGCGCAGCTCATCGAGCCGGTGGGCCGAGGAGTGCGGTTGACCGTGGCCGGCGAAATCCTGGTCGAGCACGCCGAGGTGATCCTGCGCCAGATCGACCGGGCCGAGGCGGCCCTGGCGGCCACCCGATCGGAGATCGTCGGTGTCGCCAAAGTGGCCACTTTCCAGACGGCCGCAATCTCGCTGCTCCCGGATGTGTTGCACATCATGGGGGAGCGGCATCCCGGACTCACGATCTATCTTTCCGAGATCCAGCCGGATTCAGGCACCGCGGCACTGCTGGCGCGCGAGTTCGACCTCGTGCTCGGTGAGCAGTACCCAGGTCATGAGTCGCCGCCGGACGCCGGCATCGACCGACGTCCGCTACTGAGTGATGCTTTGCGTCTCTATGTGAGTCCGCGACTGCGAGGAGTTACGACACGATTGGACTTGGCGCACTTCGCGGATCTGCCGTGGGTTCTGGAACCGAAGGGAAAGCCGGCTCGCATCTGGGCAGAATCCGCCTGCAAAGCGGCAGGTTTCGAGCCGAACGTGCGTTACGAATCGGCTGATCTGTTGGTACACGCGAGACTGGCGGAGACCGGCCATGCGGTCGCGGTTCTGCCCGACCTGGTCTGGGAGACGCGCCGACCCGAGGCCGAACTCGTCGATCTACCGGGCCGGCCAGACCGCCAGGTGTATACCGCGGTACGTACGGGTGCAGAGACGCGCCCGGTACTGGTGGAGTTGCGGAGCGTCCTGGCGGCAGTCGCCAGCCGGCATATGTCGTCGGACACCTCGGCGACGGCGAATGGGCGGTGAAGTGTGACCCGAGGTCTTGGCACCCGCATCTGGACAGTCGGGCACTTTACGTTCTGTCCGCCATGGCACGGACGCATGTGACAGTTTGCCGATATGGCTCGTGTTCCAGGGCGCAGCACTCTTGTTCGGCACGAGGCGACCTGCCGGCCAGCAGGGGCCGTGCACGAGAACTGAACCCGGTACCGATCTGAGTCGCGGGGGAGCGGTATGTCGAGTAACAGGTGGGCCAATCTGTCCGTCGACTACATGGCGCGGGATTCGTTGCGCTCACCGTCGCAACCGTGGTGTTGTGTGCGATCTCGCCGCTGTTCATCAAGAAATCCTCGACCGCTGCTGGGAGCACTGTGGTACCGGACAGCCAGCCGTGACAAGGTGCAGCCCGGATGCGTGGCTCAGTTGTGGGGAAGTATCGGCGCGCGCACGTAGAGACGTGTTGCATCACATATCGCATCACGCCGGTGGTGGGTCATCCCAACCTCGCAGCAGGAGCAGCGCGGCCAACCGCTGCGAGTTGGTCTGCAAACTGGTGCCGACGAGTTGGTCGATTTTCCTCAGGCGGTGTCGAACGGTGTTGGGATGCGTGTGAAGGATGACGGCAGCCTCTTTGATATCGCCGCCGCAATCGAGCCAGGCGCGCAACGTAGACGCCAGAGGTATTCTGCCACAGTGTTCTTCGCGAAGTATCTGCCGTAGCTCGTCGTGCTCGATAGATGCGACCGCCGCAGCGGCACGCCGCAAGACGACCGTGTCCCACACCTCGTCGTAGGTTCCGACAGAACGACCGAGAGCGCACACCGCGTGCAGTGCCTCAGTGGCCTCCAGTCGGGCTGCCGGCAGTGACTTGTTGTCCGATATGGTTCTGCTCGCGGCCATCCGGCCCGGTGCGGATGCGGCCCCGAGGCCGCGGAGCCACTCCCATCCGCCGGGCCCAGGTCGTTCCGGCACTATCGCGAAGGTCGCGCCGTCGAGATCTGCGAGTATCGGATCCGGCCAGGACCTCTTGCGGAAGAAGGTTTGCCAAAGTGCGACATCGTCGGCCGACGTTGCCCCAGACAGGCTCTGCAGTGCGACAACTCGTTTGGATTGCGAAGGCGGCTCCCACCCGCTGGACGAATCACCGGTGCTGCCACTCAGCGCCGCACGGACGCTTGCGAGGGTATGACGTCCGGCCCTATCTCGGCTGGCGATGAGCTGAACCAAACTCACGGCCGCGGCAGTTCCGGTTGTTCTCAGCTGCATTTCCAACTGCGCGTCGAGCGTGCCGTCCCATATCGCCCAGATGGAGCCCACGGCTTGGCCACCCACACGTAGTGGAACGACGAGACGCTGAAGAAATCCGGGCTCGAGAGCAGGGACGATGAACGGCCGTACGTCGTGGGTCAACCGCTTCAATACACCGGTGGCACGCAATCGCCCCAGCACGGCGGGAGGTACCGCGCGACGCATGATCGTAGAGGTCCGCGTGCTGTCGACACCGTCGGTTGTCGCCGAATAGGCAACTACTCGACTATGGGCGTCCTCGATGGTCACCGGTGCGCCGAGCGTGGCCGCAAGAGCGTCGGCGACCGCGAACAATTCTTGTTGCGCAGTCGATTCCGTCTTCAGCCCCGGCTCATCACGATCCATCAGACTGTGCACGAGCCAGACGAGGTGGGACCATTCGGCCTGCGGGGCAAGCTCGGCCAGGCTGATTCCCAGTTCTTGGCAGAGCGCACCCGTGGCCGCCGAGGCAACTTCGCGGACAACCACGACTCCAGCACCGGCGGATGCGGCAAGTGTCACCGCCTCCGCTTGCTGATCGGAGTTCGCCGCAGTCGGAGCCGCGATCAGCGATCCAGGCTTCGGTTGCGCCGAATCGCCATGAAAGTGAACTGAAGACACCGAGGTGCGGCGGCCGTACGAAACCACCGAGACTACTCCCGCGGCCGTCAACTCACTGAGGTCTACGCCACCGGTCACGTCCTTCATTGTACGAACAACATCGCTACCGGTTGAATCGTTGTTCGGCTCGGACAGCGATCCAGAGATGGTCGGGCTGCACCATGGATTCATGAATGGTCGACAGTTCGGACATCAACAGCGGGTGGCTGTCATCGGCGCGGGCATGGTGGGTCTTTGCACCGCCTGGTACCTGCAGGAACGTGGCGTCGAGGTGACGGTGATCGATGCCGACGGTGTGGCGGCAGGGTCGAGTTGGGGCAACGCCGGGTGGCTGACGCCCAGTATCGCGACTCCGCTACCTGAGCCCGCGGTTCTCAAATACGGCGTGCGTGCGTTGGTGAGTCATGCCTCGCCCGTTTATGTTCCGCCGTCTGCCAATCCGCGTCTGATCCGCTTTCTTCTGCAATTCGTGCGTAACAGCACCGCGTCACGGTGGCACAAGGCGATGCAGGCATTGATCCCGCTCAACAGGGACGCACTGGCCGCATTCGACGAGATGGAAGTCGATTCGGCGGAGAAGTCCGCGCCCGCCGCACCGTTCATCGCGGCATACCGCACCACCGCGGACCGGAAAACGCTCCTCGATGAGTTCGACGAGATCCGGGCCGCGGGCCAGCACGTGAACTTCGAGATCCTCGATGGTGATACCGCCCGGGCCGAGGAGCCTGCGTTGTCGTCAGAAGTGAACGCGGCGATCAAGATCCTCGACGAGCGTTTCCTCAATCCCGCCGCATACGTGCATGCTCTCGCCGATCAGGTCCGCGCGCGTGGCGCACGGATCGTGACCGGGCGGACGGTCGACGAAATCCGGGATACCGGGACGGCCGTTGTGGTCGCGGGCGAGCAGTTCGACGCCGTGGTGGCCGCGACCGGAGCACGGTTGAACACCTTGCTGCGGCCGTTTGGGGTGAAGCGGTTGGTACAAGCGGGCCGGGGATACAGTTTTACCGTCAAGGTGGACCATCTCCCGAAGGGGCCGGTGTACTTCCCGACACAGCGTGTGGCCTGTACACCGGTGGGTGACCGGCTGCGCATCGCCGGAATGATGGAGTTCCGCGATGTGGACGCGCCGATGGATCCCCGGCGTATTCACGTGTTGCGCAACGCGGCCGGCGAACTGTTGAACGGAGCGCACCTCGACGTTCGCGAGGATGAGTGGGTAGGGGCGCGTCCATGTACGGCCGACGGTCTGCCGCTCATCGGCGGCACATCGAGTCCCCGTGTCTTCGCCGCCGGTGGACACGGAATGTGGGGGATCACCCTCGGCCCCGTGACCGGAAAGTTGATCGCCGAGATGATCACCACGGGCCGGACACCCGAGGCCCTTCGCGCAGTAGATCCGCTCCGTTGACGAGAGAGAAGACCATGACCGAACTCACCCGTATCGCCTCTGCAAATGCGCCTGCCGCAATCGGTCCGTATGTGCAGGCAGTTGCCCATGCCGGACTGCTCTACTGTTCGGGAGCGTTACCTATCGATCCGGGCACGGGATCGATCGACGTGACCGACCCGGCGGACCAGGCGCGGCAATGCCTGACAAACTTGACCGCGGTGTGCGCCGAAGCCGGGACTGCGTTGAAGCGCGCCGTGCGCACCACGATCTACACCACCGACCTGAGCGCTTTCGGGGCTATCAACACCGTCTACGCGGAGTTCTTCGACGGAGAGGTCCCTGCCCGCACCACGATTCAAGTCGCGGCACTGCCGATGGGCGCAACTGTCGAGATCGACGCGATTGTCGCTTTGGCCTGACTTTCGGCAAGGAGACCGGTACGCAGAGTATCCACCCGGATGACATCCACCCGGGTGGATACTCGTCCTCAATCCTCCTTGAGGATGGGCTGATTCACCGCGGGGGAGCCTTCTTTACCCGTGCGAGAAGTGGCGCGTACTCAGGCTCGCGACCGTAGATCCGCGACCAGATGTGCAGTCGTTCCAGGCTCATCGCGGGCAGGCGGTGTTGGTTCTGCACCACGATATGCAGGATTCGGTGGATGGCGGACAGGAAATCACCGCAGCCCAGGTCCACGAACACCGCTGTGCGGTCTTCGTGACTCAGTCGGGCGCCGACTCGGTCGGCCAACTCCCAAGCCAGTTGGCTTTCGGTCACCTTGGTCATGCTGGCACTCGCCATATCCGTGACGCTTTGTCTACCAGCCGCGTTCGGCCAGGCGGTGCGGTGCCGCGATGTCCTCGACGTTGATGCCGACCATCGCCTCACCGAGTCCGCGCGACACCTTGGCCAGCACGTCGGGATCGTCGTAGCAGGTGGTGGCCTTCACGATCGCCGCGGCACGCGCCGCCGGATCGCCGGACTTGAAGATGCCCGACCCGACGAACACACCCTCGGCGCCGAGTTGCATCATCATCGCCGCATCGGCCGGGGTCGCGATGCCGCCGGCGGTGAACAGCGTGACCGGCAGCTTGCCGGCCCGGGCCACCTCGGCCACCAACTCGTACGAGGCCTGCAGTTCCTTGGCGGCGACGAACAACTCGTCCTCGCTCAGCGAGGTCAGCCGACGGATCTCCGCACCGATCTGGCGCATGTGCGTGGTCGCGTTCGACACGTCCCCGGTGCCGGCCTCACCCTTGGAACGGATCATCGCCGCGCCCTCGGTGATCCGGCGCAGCGCCTCGCCCAGGTTGGTCGCACCGCACACGAACGGCACGGTGAAGCGCCACTTGTCGATGTGGTTGGTGTAGTCGGCCGGGGTCAGCACCTCGGACTCGTCGATGTAATCCACCCCGAGGGACTGCAGGATCTGCGCCTCGACGAAGTGCCCGATACGGACCTTGGCCATCACCGGAATGGTGACCGCGGCGATGATGCCGTCGATCATGTCCGGATCGCTCATCCGCGACACCCCGCCCTGGGCGCGGATGTCGGCGGGTACCCGCTCCAGCGCCATCACCGCGACCGCACCGGCGGCCTCGGCGATCCGGGCCTGCTCGGGGGTGACGACATCCATGATGACGCCGCCCTTGAGCATTTCGGCCATACCGCGCTTCACCCGCGCCGTACCGGTCTGCACATCTCCCGAATCTGGCGACATGACGTAAGTGTGTCCAAGGGCTCGTCGGGAATCGAAGGGCTGACTGTCGACTATTTTCCGGACGTCTCTGACATGTTGTCCACTGTCTGCCGGTGGGTCGCTGCCCGGTTCGGATCGAATCGCCGTCATTCCGCTCGGAATTCTGGGTTTCCGCTGGTCGGGTGGGCGGCCTATTCGAACGGACGGCGGAACCGGCAGCAGGTGATCACCGGCCGGCCGGTCAGTGCGCCGTCAGAATCGCCGCCAGTACGGCGGCCTCACTGATCTCGGGACGCTTGGTGGCCGTGAGGAGGGTGAGTGTTCCCTCGGCGGCCAGGTCCTTCAGATGGGACAGGGCGGCGGCAGGCTGCGGATCATCCAGCTCGGCGGTGTACCGCCGGCTGAATTCCTCGTACAGGTCGGGGTCATGGTGATACCAGGTGCGCAGCTCGGGTGAGGGTGCGACCTGCTTGCACCACTCATCGAGGTGCGCCCGGCTCCTGCTCACGCCCCGAGGCCACAATCGGTCCACCAGAACCCGGGCGCCGTCGTCGGGCAGTGGGTCGTCGTAGATGCGGCGCACCTGTACTCGATCTCTCATCGCACCCTCGAAGGTCGGCCGGCGAGTCCGTGACGGCAGCTTAGTTCGACACCCCTTCCATCCGCCGCGTTGATGCTCAGCGCAGATCGATCAGGCGCTGCACCGGGCTCTCGGTCAGGTGCGAGCCCAGGTCGAGGACGTTGTCGAACACGGCGGCGGCGCCGGCCTCCTCTAACTCGCCGCGGGAGACGCCGCCGCTGAGCACGCCGATACACGTCACCCCGGCGGCCACGCAGGCCCGGGCGTCCCACACCGCATCGCCGACGAACACGGCACGCTTCGGACCGACTCCGGCTCTGTCCAAAGCAATCTCGACGATGTCGGGTTCGGGCTTGGCGGTCTCCACATCCTCTGCCGAGGTGACCACCGAGATCAGGTCGTCACGGTTGAGCACTTCACGCAGCATTGCCAACTCATCCTCCGGCGCGGAGGTCGCCAGCACGACCTGCAGGCCCAGCGCCTCGATACGCTCCAGGATCTCCCGCCCGCCCGGCAACGGAGACAACAACGAGGAGGTCTCCTCGTAGTGCCGGCTGTGCAGCTCCTTGAGCTGTTTGCGGACGTCGTCGTCCACATCGGCAGCCAACGTATCGAGGAGCTTTCCGCCGTCCATGCCGATCGACCGGTGAATCTGCCAACTCTGCACCGGGATTCGCAGCTCGCTGAACGCGCGGTGCCACGCGTGCACGTGCAGATAGTTCGAGTCGACCAGGGTTCCGTCGACGTCGAACAGCACGGCAGGGGGACGCTCGCTTCCGGACACGGCTTCAAAATGCCCGCTCGGCGCCCTGCCAAACCTGCTGCTTTCGTAGTCGACGTTTGAGGCGCCGCACCCGGGCAATCCAAGCGCTCGTGAGTGAGTGGGAATGTGTGATCGTCGGCGGCGGCGCCGCCGGACTCAGCGCTGCCCTGGTTCTCGGCCGGGCCCGCCGCCGGACGCTGGTGGTCGACGCCGACCGGCAGAGCAACCGTGCCGCCCAGACCATGGGGGGTGTCCTCGGTTTCGACCGGCGGCCGCCGGCCGAGCTGTACACCAAGGGGCGGGAGGAACTGGCCGCCTATCCGACCGTCCGCTACCGGAACACCGAGGTGCGCCGCGGGATGCCGGTCGACGGTGGGTACGCGCTCGATCTCGACGACGGGCAGACGGTCTACGGCCGCCGTGTCCTGCTCGCGACCGGAATGGATTACACGCCGCCGGACTTGCCGGGCGTGGCGGAGTTGTGGGGCGCATCGGTGTTCCAGTGCCCGTTCTGCCACGGCTGGGAGATGCGGGACAAACGTCTGGCCGCGCTGGCCTCGGGGGCGGAGGGCGTCCACGCGGCGCTGATGTTGCGCGGCTGGAGCGACGACGTCGTGCTGCTCACCGACGGCCCGGCGGACCTGGATCCCGCTGGTCTGCAGCTGTTGGCCCGGGCGAAGGTGCCGGTCGAGCAACGCCGGGTCGCCGAACTGCACCACTGCGGCGGCACGTTGTCGGCGATCGGATTCACCGACGGTGACCGGCTGGAACGCGACGGTCTGCTGGTGGAGGCGCCCTTGCGGCAGCGCTCCCCGCTGGCCGAGCAGCTGGGCGCTGCATGCACACCCAACCCGGACGCCGGCGTGCTGGCCATCGACGCGCTGCACCGCACCGAGGTCCCCCACGTATTCGCCGCCGGCGACCTGTGCGCCGAACAACCCCACCTCGCCGGGGCGATCGCGGCGGGCTCGCAGACCGCGATGATCGTCGTGCAGAGCCTGTTGGCCGACGAATTCGGCTTGCCGTACCCGCCCGACTGACGACCGCACACATCAGCGAGGACAATCACACCCAAGACGTAGGTCATGGTCATCACCGCGCTGGGAGGTGGACCGATGGACTGGCTCGCGGCAACGGAGTCATGGTGGGGTAGATTCGCCCTCACCCGAGGGATCGCCGCCATCTACCTGGTCGCCTTCCTGTGCGCGGCCCTGCAGTTCCGCGGCCTGCTCGGCAGCAACGGCATGACCCCGATCCCGAAGTTCCTGGCCCGCAGCTCCTTTCGTGCCAAGCCCAGCATCTTTCACTGGCACTACACGGACCGCTTCTTCGCCGCCGTGTGCTGGGCCGGGGCCGCGGTGTCGGCGGCACTGGTCCTCGGACTGGGCGACGCCGTGCCGCTGTGGGCGGCGATGCTGCTGTGGTTCGGGCTGTGGGTCGCCTATCTGTCCATCGTCAACGTCGGGCAGTGCTGGTACTCCTTCGGTTGGGAGTCACTGCTGCTGGAGGCCGGCTTCCTCGCGGTGTTCCTCGGCAACGACGAGACCGCACCCCCGCTGCTGGTGCTGTTGCTCGCCCGCTGGCTGCTGTTCCGTCTCGAGTTCGGCGCCGGGCTGATCAAGATCCGCGGCGATCGCTGCTGGCGCGACCTGACCTGCCTGTACTACCACCACGAGACCCAGCCGATGCCCGGGCCGCTGAGCTGGTTCTTCCACCGGTTGCCCAAACCCCTGCACCGCGTCGAGGTGCTCGGCAACCACATCACCCAGCTGATCGTCCCGTTCGGACTGTTCGCGCCGCAGCCGGTGGCCGGCATCGCGGCCACCATCATGATCGTGACGCAGCTGTGGCTGGTGGCCTCCGGTAACTTCGCCTGGCTCAACTGGCTGACCATCGTCCTGGCCTGCAGCGTTCTCGACGACACCATGTTCGCCGCGGTGCTGGGCGTGACGACCCCCGCGGACGCGCCGACCTCGGTGCCCACCTGGTTCGGGGTCCTCGTCCTCGGGTTCACCGCGCTGGTCCTGGTGCTGAGCTGGCGGCCCGCCCTCAACCTGTTCTCCCCGCACCAGCGGATGAACAGCACCTTCGATCCGCTGCACCTGGTCAACGCCTACGGCGCGTTCGGCAGCGTCGGCAAGACCCGCTACGAGGTGGTGATCGAAGGCACCGCCGACACGGTCATCTCGCCGCACACCGAATGGCGCGAATACGGATTCAAGGGCAAGCCCGGGGACCC
This region of Mycolicibacterium diernhoferi genomic DNA includes:
- a CDS encoding tyramine oxidase subunit B, producing MSARKDFLFLSEPDCIDAGVLDAGRCVDVCEEVFGLLAQGDYLMGGPNHNSHGMGVVFPKSSPFPNMPVAGPDRRFVAMPGYLGGRFDVCGNKWYGSNHANTAKGLPRSVLTLMLNDKETGEPLCLMSANLLSSARTGAVPAVATRHLASATAGSVAVLGCGPINKACLKAIATQLPHLKRVYFYDIFEAAAEKLADWARQTLGVDAIVENDLQTALSGAEVVTVAASRVKPLVVQNDWLHPEATVLISGPISADDAFWLENRVVLDHVALHEAYVDEAVASPDKQAAYDGVIGGPLYRLIDDGRLPALKDFTDLGTVLQAPAQRADTGARRTVFVACGMSVFDLAWGYEIYRTAQDKGLGTPLALWDTPYAE
- a CDS encoding LysR family transcriptional regulator, with the translated sequence MRLLVELSRRGTLARVAQALSFSTSTVSQQLSQLEKEAGAQLIEPVGRGVRLTVAGEILVEHAEVILRQIDRAEAALAATRSEIVGVAKVATFQTAAISLLPDVLHIMGERHPGLTIYLSEIQPDSGTAALLAREFDLVLGEQYPGHESPPDAGIDRRPLLSDALRLYVSPRLRGVTTRLDLAHFADLPWVLEPKGKPARIWAESACKAAGFEPNVRYESADLLVHARLAETGHAVAVLPDLVWETRRPEAELVDLPGRPDRQVYTAVRTGAETRPVLVELRSVLAAVASRHMSSDTSATANGR
- a CDS encoding PucR family transcriptional regulator; translated protein: MKDVTGGVDLSELTAAGVVSVVSYGRRTSVSSVHFHGDSAQPKPGSLIAAPTAANSDQQAEAVTLAASAGAGVVVVREVASAATGALCQELGISLAELAPQAEWSHLVWLVHSLMDRDEPGLKTESTAQQELFAVADALAATLGAPVTIEDAHSRVVAYSATTDGVDSTRTSTIMRRAVPPAVLGRLRATGVLKRLTHDVRPFIVPALEPGFLQRLVVPLRVGGQAVGSIWAIWDGTLDAQLEMQLRTTGTAAAVSLVQLIASRDRAGRHTLASVRAALSGSTGDSSSGWEPPSQSKRVVALQSLSGATSADDVALWQTFFRKRSWPDPILADLDGATFAIVPERPGPGGWEWLRGLGAASAPGRMAASRTISDNKSLPAARLEATEALHAVCALGRSVGTYDEVWDTVVLRRAAAAVASIEHDELRQILREEHCGRIPLASTLRAWLDCGGDIKEAAVILHTHPNTVRHRLRKIDQLVGTSLQTNSQRLAALLLLRGWDDPPPA
- a CDS encoding NAD(P)/FAD-dependent oxidoreductase, producing MNGRQFGHQQRVAVIGAGMVGLCTAWYLQERGVEVTVIDADGVAAGSSWGNAGWLTPSIATPLPEPAVLKYGVRALVSHASPVYVPPSANPRLIRFLLQFVRNSTASRWHKAMQALIPLNRDALAAFDEMEVDSAEKSAPAAPFIAAYRTTADRKTLLDEFDEIRAAGQHVNFEILDGDTARAEEPALSSEVNAAIKILDERFLNPAAYVHALADQVRARGARIVTGRTVDEIRDTGTAVVVAGEQFDAVVAATGARLNTLLRPFGVKRLVQAGRGYSFTVKVDHLPKGPVYFPTQRVACTPVGDRLRIAGMMEFRDVDAPMDPRRIHVLRNAAGELLNGAHLDVREDEWVGARPCTADGLPLIGGTSSPRVFAAGGHGMWGITLGPVTGKLIAEMITTGRTPEALRAVDPLR
- a CDS encoding Rid family detoxifying hydrolase; translation: MTELTRIASANAPAAIGPYVQAVAHAGLLYCSGALPIDPGTGSIDVTDPADQARQCLTNLTAVCAEAGTALKRAVRTTIYTTDLSAFGAINTVYAEFFDGEVPARTTIQVAALPMGATVEIDAIVALA
- the pdxS gene encoding pyridoxal 5'-phosphate synthase lyase subunit PdxS → MSPDSGDVQTGTARVKRGMAEMLKGGVIMDVVTPEQARIAEAAGAVAVMALERVPADIRAQGGVSRMSDPDMIDGIIAAVTIPVMAKVRIGHFVEAQILQSLGVDYIDESEVLTPADYTNHIDKWRFTVPFVCGATNLGEALRRITEGAAMIRSKGEAGTGDVSNATTHMRQIGAEIRRLTSLSEDELFVAAKELQASYELVAEVARAGKLPVTLFTAGGIATPADAAMMMQLGAEGVFVGSGIFKSGDPAARAAAIVKATTCYDDPDVLAKVSRGLGEAMVGINVEDIAAPHRLAERGW
- a CDS encoding DUF488 domain-containing protein, whose product is MRDRVQVRRIYDDPLPDDGARVLVDRLWPRGVSRSRAHLDEWCKQVAPSPELRTWYHHDPDLYEEFSRRYTAELDDPQPAAALSHLKDLAAEGTLTLLTATKRPEISEAAVLAAILTAH
- a CDS encoding HAD family hydrolase, which gives rise to MSGSERPPAVLFDVDGTLVDSNYLHVHAWHRAFSELRIPVQSWQIHRSIGMDGGKLLDTLAADVDDDVRKQLKELHSRHYEETSSLLSPLPGGREILERIEALGLQVVLATSAPEDELAMLREVLNRDDLISVVTSAEDVETAKPEPDIVEIALDRAGVGPKRAVFVGDAVWDARACVAAGVTCIGVLSGGVSRGELEEAGAAAVFDNVLDLGSHLTESPVQRLIDLR
- a CDS encoding NAD(P)/FAD-dependent oxidoreductase, producing the protein MSEWECVIVGGGAAGLSAALVLGRARRRTLVVDADRQSNRAAQTMGGVLGFDRRPPAELYTKGREELAAYPTVRYRNTEVRRGMPVDGGYALDLDDGQTVYGRRVLLATGMDYTPPDLPGVAELWGASVFQCPFCHGWEMRDKRLAALASGAEGVHAALMLRGWSDDVVLLTDGPADLDPAGLQLLARAKVPVEQRRVAELHHCGGTLSAIGFTDGDRLERDGLLVEAPLRQRSPLAEQLGAACTPNPDAGVLAIDALHRTEVPHVFAAGDLCAEQPHLAGAIAAGSQTAMIVVQSLLADEFGLPYPPD
- a CDS encoding lipase maturation factor family protein, whose product is MDWLAATESWWGRFALTRGIAAIYLVAFLCAALQFRGLLGSNGMTPIPKFLARSSFRAKPSIFHWHYTDRFFAAVCWAGAAVSAALVLGLGDAVPLWAAMLLWFGLWVAYLSIVNVGQCWYSFGWESLLLEAGFLAVFLGNDETAPPLLVLLLARWLLFRLEFGAGLIKIRGDRCWRDLTCLYYHHETQPMPGPLSWFFHRLPKPLHRVEVLGNHITQLIVPFGLFAPQPVAGIAATIMIVTQLWLVASGNFAWLNWLTIVLACSVLDDTMFAAVLGVTTPADAPTSVPTWFGVLVLGFTALVLVLSWRPALNLFSPHQRMNSTFDPLHLVNAYGAFGSVGKTRYEVVIEGTADTVISPHTEWREYGFKGKPGDPARMPRQWAPYHLRLDWLMWFAALSSSYARPWIGQLLKGLLSNNRDIVKLLGHNPFPDQPPTHVRALLYEYRFTTGKELLGDRAWWHRELIGDYLPPVDADRVRRFVS